The following coding sequences are from one Lolium rigidum isolate FL_2022 chromosome 6, APGP_CSIRO_Lrig_0.1, whole genome shotgun sequence window:
- the LOC124667966 gene encoding E3 ubiquitin-protein ligase At4g11680-like: MPSASSSSSLATSGTGRGGGSGRVSAFTMRAVARMSRARWFIFLRRVYQYQNGPRSDLGSNPFNSAGWLAFELGVIVAQMAITTAIVATSPKERPAWPLRLWVAAYNVGNVLSLPLLYWRHRHSSAAAGRGDDPEMHGASDALRNSSYLMNKARAFLELFFAMWFVMGNVWVFDARLGSFHRAPRLYALCIGLLAWNAVVYSLPFLLFLLLCCFVPAVGYALGYNMNSASVGRGASDEQLDELPRWRFKEMDAPRDREHDDQECCICLAQYREKEEVRQLPCTHMFHLKCVDRWLRIISSCPLCKQELS; this comes from the exons ATGCCGTccgcttcgtcgtcgtcctcgttggCGACGTCCGGAACAGGccgtggcggcggcagcggtaggGTCTCCGCTTTCACCATGCGGGCGGTGGCGCGCATGTCGAGGGCGCGGTGGTTCATCTTCCTGAGGCGGGTGTACCAGTACCAGAACGGCCCGAGGTCCGACCTGGGATCGAACCCCTTCAACTCCGCCGGCTGGCTCGCCTTCGAGCTCGGTGTGATCGTCGCTCAGATGGCCATCACCACAGCCATCGTGGCCACCTCCCCCAAGGAGCGCCCCGCGTGGCCGCTCAGGCTCTGGGTCGCCGCGTACAACGTTGGTAACGTGCTTAGTCTCCCGCTTCTCTATTGgcgacaccggcattcctcggctGCCGCCGGCCGTGGCGACGACCCTGAGATGCACGGTGCCAGTGACGCTCTAAG GAACAGCTCGTATCTGATGAACAAGGCTAGGGCGTTCCTGGAGCTCTTCTTCGCGATGTGGTTCGTGATGGGCAACGTGTGGGTGTTCGACGCGCGGCTCGGGTCGTTCCACCGCGCGCCGAGGCTGTACGCGCTCTGCATCGGCCTGCTAGCGTGGAACGCCGTCGTATACTCGCTCccattcctcctcttcctcctactCTGCTGCTTCGTCCCGGCCGTCGGGTACGCGCTCGGGTACAACATGAATTCCGCCTCCGTCGGCCGGGGCGCCTCCGACGAGCAGCTGGACGAGCTGCCGCGGTGGCGGTTCAAGGAGATGGACGCGCCCAGAGATCGCGAGCACGACGATCAA GAATGCTGCATATGCCTGGCGCAATACagggagaaggaggaggtgagGCAGCTGCCGTGCACACACATGTTCCACCTGAAATGCGTGGATAGGTGGCTGAGGATCATCTCCTCTTGCCCTCTCTGCAAGCAAGAGCTCAGCTGA